From Deltaproteobacteria bacterium, the proteins below share one genomic window:
- a CDS encoding non-canonical purine NTP pyrophosphatase: MTSPPLTFITSSENKLNEVTRLLGRPLARAAIALDEIQEVALEPVVAHKARQAYAALHTPVLVEDTGLACAAWNGLPGALVKWFLSSLGNAGLCRLMRAETNRTAMATTVFGYFDGTFYRAFAGTVAGIIVESPRGTQGFGWDAIFQPLGSDHTFAEMNPEEKDRFSMRRLAVEQLRASGLLG; this comes from the coding sequence ATGACATCGCCGCCGCTCACGTTTATCACTAGTAGTGAAAATAAGCTGAACGAAGTCACCCGCCTACTTGGGCGACCACTTGCGCGTGCAGCAATCGCGCTGGACGAAATTCAAGAGGTCGCTCTTGAACCGGTGGTCGCTCATAAAGCCCGTCAAGCGTACGCAGCGCTTCATACACCGGTCTTGGTCGAAGACACTGGGCTGGCGTGTGCGGCCTGGAATGGGCTGCCGGGCGCGTTGGTGAAATGGTTCTTGTCGTCACTCGGCAACGCTGGATTGTGTCGCTTGATGCGAGCGGAAACGAATCGGACCGCCATGGCAACCACAGTGTTTGGTTATTTTGATGGGACCTTCTATCGCGCTTTTGCTGGAACAGTGGCAGGGATTATCGTTGAATCCCCGCGGGGAACGCAGGGGTTTGGTTGGGACGCGATCTTTCAGCCGCTGGGCAGCGATCACACTTTTGCCGAAATGAACCCCGAGGAAAAAGACCGTTTCTCGATGCGACGCTTGGCCGTGGAACAGTTGCGCGCGTCTGGCTTGTTGGGTTGA
- a CDS encoding zinc-binding dehydrogenase yields MHALHWDGTQLRVRASYPEPQGPETWALVRVRLAGICSTDLQILKGYMDFTGVLGHEFVGEVVDGAPTLMGKRVVGEINFACGTCDWCQQRLGRHCPNRQVMGILKADGSFAEYLAVPVANLHEVPENVPDEAAVFTEPLAAAFEIIEQLHLRPGVEAVVLGDGKLGMLCAQVLHLAGARVTVVGKHEKKLALLRQYGIRTVAGTDWRPQPADLVIEATGTTDGLAHAMSIVRPRGTLVLKSTVAQAHALSLAPLVINEVTVVGSRCGPFAPALQALARQQLGVIPLIDRMYPLKEGPAAVEHAAQRGALKVLLRL; encoded by the coding sequence ATGCACGCCTTGCACTGGGATGGCACGCAACTGCGAGTCCGAGCGTCATACCCTGAGCCGCAGGGACCAGAAACGTGGGCGTTGGTGCGCGTGCGACTCGCTGGGATCTGTTCGACTGATCTACAAATTCTCAAAGGCTATATGGATTTTACTGGAGTGCTGGGGCACGAATTTGTGGGGGAGGTCGTCGACGGTGCACCCACGTTGATGGGTAAACGCGTGGTGGGAGAGATCAATTTTGCTTGCGGTACGTGTGACTGGTGTCAGCAACGGCTGGGACGTCACTGCCCGAATCGCCAGGTGATGGGGATACTGAAGGCCGATGGGAGTTTTGCGGAATACTTGGCAGTCCCGGTGGCCAACCTCCATGAAGTGCCTGAGAACGTGCCCGACGAAGCGGCGGTTTTTACTGAGCCGCTTGCTGCGGCTTTTGAAATTATCGAACAGCTCCATCTCAGACCTGGCGTGGAAGCTGTTGTCCTGGGCGACGGCAAACTTGGGATGCTGTGTGCACAAGTTCTCCATCTGGCCGGTGCACGGGTGACGGTGGTAGGGAAACACGAGAAGAAACTCGCGCTTCTGCGTCAGTATGGGATACGCACGGTTGCCGGTACCGATTGGCGTCCGCAGCCTGCTGATCTCGTCATCGAAGCCACGGGAACGACCGACGGCCTTGCTCACGCGATGTCCATCGTCCGCCCGCGCGGCACGTTAGTGCTGAAAAGTACCGTCGCCCAAGCCCATGCTCTTTCTCTCGCACCGTTAGTGATTAACGAAGTGACGGTGGTGGGATCGCGGTGTGGCCCATTTGCTCCGGCGTTGCAAGCGCTGGCACGACAACAACTTGGAGTGATACCACTGATTGATCGCATGTACCCGCTCAAGGAAGGGCCGGCTGCTGTCGAGCATGCGGCGCAGCGTGGTGCGTTGAAGGTCCTGCTGCGGCTGTAA
- a CDS encoding DMT family transporter, whose amino-acid sequence MAYLLLLFVTFIWAGNYPVGKLALEHVSPLPLIALRTIVGAAILVSLARKSTSNLTAELREEFGSTLILALTGVMASGIFFYFGLRMTTASNAGIISASTPIWVAVLSWLFVAERFSLINGCGVLLSFIGLVTIICHGSLTILLQRSFNLGDVLILIGQLNWATYTVYGRLVLSRRSAIVTTASSYLTGAVLLFPLLFLEPPGAIVQQLSLVGGLAVTYLCILSPLSQLWYSKALVKVSPHRAAIFMNLMPIIVLVFSALVLGEHISLVQMVGTAMVIGGVILTTRF is encoded by the coding sequence TTGGCCTATCTTCTCTTACTTTTTGTGACGTTTATTTGGGCTGGCAACTACCCGGTGGGGAAACTCGCGCTTGAGCATGTGAGTCCCTTGCCACTGATTGCCCTGCGAACGATCGTTGGCGCGGCGATATTGGTCAGTCTCGCGAGGAAATCGACCTCCAATCTGACGGCAGAACTCCGCGAAGAATTCGGCAGTACGTTGATTCTCGCGCTGACGGGAGTCATGGCCTCTGGCATCTTCTTTTATTTCGGCTTGCGCATGACTACTGCGTCCAACGCCGGTATTATTTCCGCTTCGACGCCAATCTGGGTGGCCGTTCTCTCTTGGCTCTTTGTCGCAGAGCGCTTTTCTTTGATTAACGGATGTGGAGTCCTGCTGTCCTTCATCGGGCTGGTGACCATCATTTGTCATGGATCTTTAACAATTTTGCTGCAGCGATCGTTCAATCTTGGCGATGTCTTGATTCTCATCGGTCAGCTGAACTGGGCAACGTACACAGTGTATGGTCGCCTGGTGCTTTCGCGGCGCTCTGCGATTGTGACCACCGCAAGTTCGTATCTCACTGGCGCGGTGTTGCTCTTTCCCTTGCTCTTTCTCGAACCTCCTGGAGCCATTGTGCAACAGCTCTCGCTGGTTGGCGGGTTGGCGGTGACATATTTGTGCATCCTCTCGCCACTCTCGCAGTTGTGGTATTCGAAGGCCCTGGTCAAAGTGAGCCCGCACCGCGCGGCTATTTTCATGAACCTGATGCCCATAATCGTCTTAGTTTTTTCAGCGCTTGTTCTCGGTGAACACATTTCTCTGGTACAAATGGTCGGTACGGCGATGGTTATCGGTGGGGTCATTCTCACGACCCGATTTTAG
- a CDS encoding phytoene/squalene synthase family protein, producing MQSAETSTQLLSHILPRVSRSFYLSLRVLPQRVRPTIGLAYLFCRAADTIADTALLPRAQRRTYLDQYRALFSASAISVPDLFQQQLSAQQQNPAERELLVRLPECVRLLAELPLSDQQHIRHLVLTLTQGMQLDLTAFPGEHEGRVQALETRHDLDQYAYFVAGCVGEFWTRVTMTHVPALSRWEASLMESRGIRFGKGLQLTNILRDIAQDLRIGRCYLPRTELATLGVQPQDLLNPEAVEKVRPVLNALLDLTLSHYREGWAYTRAIPRREWRLRLACAWPLLIGISTLALVRRSPQLLDPQARVKIARTQVYGIILRSLLFVRSNRALERYYDHLLAQGGFTVSG from the coding sequence ATGCAGTCTGCGGAAACGTCGACACAGCTTCTGTCTCACATTTTGCCACGCGTGAGTCGCTCGTTTTATCTCAGCCTCCGCGTGTTACCACAGCGTGTGAGACCGACAATCGGTCTCGCCTATCTATTCTGTCGAGCGGCAGATACGATTGCAGACACAGCACTGTTGCCGCGTGCACAGCGACGGACGTATCTTGATCAATATCGGGCTCTTTTTTCTGCGTCCGCGATTTCTGTCCCTGATCTCTTTCAGCAACAGTTGTCCGCACAACAACAGAACCCGGCAGAGCGTGAACTGCTGGTTCGTTTGCCAGAGTGTGTTCGTCTCTTGGCTGAGTTACCCCTCAGTGATCAGCAACATATTCGCCATCTAGTTCTGACGCTCACGCAAGGAATGCAGCTCGATTTGACCGCTTTTCCCGGCGAGCATGAAGGGCGTGTGCAGGCGCTCGAAACTCGTCATGACCTTGATCAATACGCCTATTTTGTTGCCGGATGTGTTGGTGAGTTTTGGACTCGTGTCACTATGACGCATGTCCCAGCGTTATCGCGCTGGGAGGCCTCGCTCATGGAAAGTCGCGGCATTCGCTTTGGCAAAGGGTTGCAACTGACGAATATTCTTCGCGACATTGCCCAAGACCTGCGGATCGGACGCTGCTATTTGCCGCGTACGGAACTCGCTACCCTTGGTGTACAGCCCCAGGATTTGCTGAACCCTGAGGCTGTGGAGAAAGTACGTCCGGTGCTCAATGCCCTCCTGGATCTCACTTTAAGTCACTACCGTGAAGGATGGGCATATACGCGCGCGATCCCACGTCGTGAATGGCGATTACGGCTTGCATGCGCCTGGCCATTGCTCATTGGCATCTCGACTCTTGCGCTTGTCCGCCGTTCGCCGCAGTTACTTGATCCGCAAGCGCGGGTAAAGATCGCCCGCACCCAAGTCTATGGCATTATTCTACGCTCGCTATTGTTCGTACGCTCCAATCGCGCCCTCGAACGGTATTACGATCACCTGCTCGCGCAAGGTGGCTTCACGGTTAGTGGGTAG
- the def gene encoding peptide deformylase, whose product MAILKVARLGHPVLRRVADPVAVDVITTHDFQRFIDDMIETMHEYDGVGLAAPQVHVSQQVAVLEVNRPPRYPDAPMVPLTVLINPRVTLLSQDTVDGWEGCLSIPEMRGVAPRYKELRVEALDRNGQPLDFVAVDFHARVVQHEYDHLQGKVYVDRMPSLETLTHLLEWQRYWLKS is encoded by the coding sequence ATGGCGATTCTGAAAGTTGCGCGATTAGGACATCCGGTGCTGCGTCGTGTGGCTGATCCAGTTGCTGTGGATGTGATTACCACACACGATTTTCAACGGTTCATCGATGACATGATCGAGACGATGCACGAGTACGATGGGGTCGGTTTGGCCGCACCGCAGGTGCATGTGTCGCAACAGGTCGCGGTTCTCGAAGTCAACCGGCCCCCCCGTTATCCTGATGCTCCTATGGTGCCGCTCACTGTACTGATCAACCCGCGCGTGACCCTGCTCTCCCAAGATACGGTCGACGGCTGGGAAGGGTGCCTCAGCATTCCCGAGATGCGAGGAGTCGCTCCACGCTACAAAGAATTGCGGGTTGAAGCACTCGACCGCAACGGCCAACCCCTCGATTTTGTTGCGGTGGATTTCCATGCTAGGGTAGTCCAGCATGAGTACGACCATCTGCAAGGAAAGGTGTACGTTGATCGCATGCCTTCCTTGGAGACGCTGACCCACCTTCTTGAGTGGCAGCGATATTGGTTGAAAAGTTAA
- a CDS encoding DUF4352 domain-containing protein codes for MRKILPLCVLGWSALLASCAPQQVPHHATIERPPPPSPRISDSTLSCEEANSIAYKTVKVMDYNITSVTVAKPGQPGEIIAERDGTRGGRVIIECHSGGGASVEGQEGGLPIPQLVNADNPHKFYNQFRRSFTLVRESEVRAAKVSEKGLIVKMTKLNGVESRIELGIDLPASGVLPVKVMITNNTSRPYGFDADQVFAMPAGGGRVAPSAPPAAGQGKALRGELTIAPGQTVTGYLFYPNGNYTSARTTVVDKENDEGEGVSVPF; via the coding sequence ATGAGAAAAATTTTGCCGTTATGTGTTCTTGGTTGGAGTGCGCTCCTGGCGAGCTGTGCGCCGCAGCAAGTGCCACATCATGCCACTATCGAGCGACCGCCCCCACCCTCGCCCAGAATCAGTGACTCAACTCTGTCTTGTGAGGAAGCCAATAGCATCGCCTACAAGACGGTGAAAGTGATGGACTACAACATCACGTCGGTTACGGTCGCGAAACCTGGTCAGCCTGGTGAGATCATTGCTGAGAGAGATGGGACTCGCGGCGGGAGAGTGATCATCGAGTGCCATAGTGGAGGGGGAGCTTCCGTTGAAGGACAGGAAGGGGGGCTTCCTATTCCGCAGCTTGTGAATGCGGACAACCCGCATAAGTTCTATAACCAATTCCGTCGCAGTTTTACGCTTGTCCGCGAAAGTGAAGTGCGTGCCGCGAAAGTGTCCGAAAAAGGTCTGATTGTGAAGATGACCAAGCTCAATGGTGTAGAATCTCGCATCGAGCTTGGCATTGACCTGCCTGCGAGTGGGGTGTTGCCGGTAAAAGTGATGATTACCAACAACACATCACGTCCATACGGATTCGATGCCGATCAGGTATTCGCAATGCCCGCGGGAGGAGGGCGCGTTGCTCCGTCTGCACCTCCTGCTGCTGGTCAAGGAAAAGCGTTGCGTGGAGAGCTCACGATCGCACCTGGACAAACTGTGACAGGCTACCTGTTCTATCCGAATGGCAACTATACCTCTGCGCGCACGACGGTGGTCGATAAGGAGAATGACGAAGGAGAGGGCGTGTCGGTGCCATTTTAG
- a CDS encoding amidase — MSLSDYTSYDGLGLADLVARKQVKAEELAAAALQAIEKVNPQLNAVLQTLPTQANDEIRKSLPQGPFTGVPFLIKELVLHAKGVRCDMGSKFAQGFTPTDDTELMARFRRAGLVLVGTTQTPELGYNPTTETTLFGPVHNPWDLTRSAGGSSGGSGAAVAAGVVPLAHANDGGGSIRIPASCNGLVGLKPSRDRIPTGPDYGDPLCGLACEFIVSRSVRDSAALLDCVAGADVGAPGALTLPTPSYREQIQNFPGKLRIAWTTTPASGAKVSPDCEKAVHETVRLLESLGHTLIEDRPRYDWHTFLNNVHVIWTAFTTAMVDEAGAALGRKPGPDNLEAVTLACYEDGKRYSAADLVKAMAYNNTLSRQIGAFFQTCDVFLTPTIAQPPAPLGEVNQNRQGLTAMEWTQQVFTYVPFTPAFNSTGQPAMSLPLHWNANGLPIGVQFVGRFGDEATLLRLAAQLEQAKPWAGKRPPVHAAN, encoded by the coding sequence ATTTCCCTGAGCGATTATACCTCTTACGATGGGCTCGGCCTTGCTGACCTGGTTGCACGCAAGCAAGTGAAAGCAGAGGAACTTGCCGCTGCGGCCTTACAAGCAATTGAAAAGGTCAACCCGCAACTCAATGCGGTCTTACAGACATTACCGACGCAAGCCAACGACGAAATCAGGAAAAGCCTGCCCCAAGGTCCCTTCACTGGCGTGCCTTTTCTCATCAAAGAACTGGTACTCCACGCTAAAGGCGTCCGCTGCGATATGGGCTCGAAATTCGCCCAAGGGTTTACTCCCACAGACGACACGGAGCTGATGGCACGCTTCCGGCGAGCAGGGCTGGTGCTCGTCGGCACAACCCAAACCCCGGAACTCGGTTACAACCCGACAACAGAAACAACCCTCTTCGGTCCAGTCCATAACCCGTGGGATCTCACGCGCAGTGCAGGTGGTTCGAGTGGCGGCTCCGGCGCAGCAGTCGCAGCAGGGGTCGTGCCTCTTGCACATGCAAATGATGGTGGCGGCTCCATCCGTATTCCAGCGTCCTGTAATGGCCTCGTCGGTTTGAAACCCTCGCGCGATCGTATTCCCACTGGCCCTGACTATGGCGATCCATTGTGTGGGCTCGCCTGTGAATTCATCGTCTCTCGAAGCGTGCGAGATTCTGCGGCGTTACTTGACTGCGTTGCTGGTGCCGACGTTGGCGCTCCAGGTGCTCTCACCCTCCCTACTCCATCCTATCGTGAGCAGATTCAGAATTTCCCTGGAAAACTCCGCATCGCATGGACAACGACACCGGCATCAGGAGCGAAAGTGTCTCCGGACTGCGAGAAAGCGGTCCATGAAACAGTGCGCCTCTTGGAGAGTTTAGGCCACACGCTCATTGAAGATCGACCACGATACGACTGGCACACGTTCTTAAACAACGTCCACGTCATTTGGACGGCATTCACGACGGCAATGGTTGATGAGGCTGGGGCTGCGCTTGGTCGCAAACCAGGTCCAGACAACCTCGAAGCCGTTACGCTGGCCTGTTACGAGGATGGCAAGCGCTACTCAGCAGCAGACCTGGTCAAAGCGATGGCCTACAACAATACCCTCTCGCGCCAGATTGGGGCGTTTTTCCAAACGTGCGATGTCTTCCTCACGCCGACAATTGCCCAGCCACCAGCGCCTTTAGGTGAAGTGAATCAGAATCGTCAAGGCCTGACTGCTATGGAGTGGACACAACAAGTCTTTACCTATGTTCCATTCACCCCAGCCTTTAACTCAACCGGGCAACCGGCAATGTCGTTGCCACTCCACTGGAATGCGAATGGACTGCCGATTGGTGTCCAGTTCGTTGGCCGCTTTGGTGACGAAGCAACGTTGCTGCGCCTGGCGGCGCAACTCGAACAGGCCAAGCCGTGGGCTGGAAAGCGGCCTCCAGTGCATGCAGCAAACTAA
- a CDS encoding mismatch-specific DNA-glycosylase encodes MPKRPKSTEEWQGETLPDYLREGLDLAFIGLNPGLYSAQVGHYFAFKPNRFWTALSASGLVPEPVGPEDDVRLPDWGIGLTDIVKRPTRGIHELARREFILGAKTLEAKIVRYQPHVVCFVGLTGYQICCGEKRGLGAQPGQFGGAAAFVIPSTSPRNANYSLEQIVAAMRDLKKYIQRVKDNRRNKD; translated from the coding sequence ATGCCCAAGCGACCGAAGAGTACGGAGGAATGGCAGGGAGAGACCTTGCCTGACTATTTACGAGAAGGGCTCGACCTTGCCTTTATTGGTCTCAACCCAGGACTCTACTCTGCCCAGGTCGGCCATTACTTTGCTTTCAAGCCGAATCGGTTTTGGACTGCCTTGTCTGCCTCTGGTTTGGTGCCAGAGCCCGTCGGACCTGAAGACGATGTCCGGTTACCCGATTGGGGGATTGGTCTCACCGATATCGTCAAGCGACCGACCCGAGGCATACACGAGCTGGCACGACGGGAATTCATCCTTGGTGCAAAAACACTCGAAGCGAAAATTGTTCGCTATCAGCCCCATGTTGTGTGCTTTGTCGGGCTCACTGGCTATCAGATTTGTTGTGGAGAGAAGCGCGGCCTGGGAGCCCAACCTGGACAATTTGGTGGAGCCGCTGCCTTCGTGATTCCCTCGACTAGCCCACGCAACGCGAACTATTCACTTGAGCAAATCGTTGCTGCAATGCGAGATCTCAAGAAGTATATACAAAGAGTGAAGGACAACCGCAGGAATAAGGACTGA
- a CDS encoding CoA transferase, whose amino-acid sequence MTTAVQQAPMLAGIRVLDFTQYLAGPTATRLMAELGAEIIKVEQAKGGDPSRALPFIKDGRSIYFIQQNRGKKSFCVDFSKSEGVELVRALIPHVDVVIENYGPGVMEKRGLDYASLQKINPRVIMCSISAFGRKSPLSHLTGYDYIAQAFSGLMHMTGDPDGPPRFMGVAIADGIAGVNGFAALGYALFHRDRTGQGQHVDIAMVDALYHMHSVELQMFAASKGTYKPMRFGVHHYMGCPQGVFKATQGYIVILALDRQWSNVCNALGKPELVNDPRFSSAGRRGKNQKELIPMIEAWLQSFPTDEAALKALADHRVPAGPVMSIEDTATHPYFIARKMVRQVPDALLGEVTIPGFPFKFSAFPDELDLRAPVLGQHNEEVLGQLLGRAQDSLAPLYSQGVLYKGEK is encoded by the coding sequence ATGACAACTGCAGTGCAACAGGCTCCCATGCTCGCGGGCATCAGGGTTCTCGACTTCACCCAATACTTAGCTGGCCCAACCGCCACGCGCCTGATGGCCGAATTAGGAGCCGAGATTATTAAAGTTGAGCAAGCAAAAGGCGGCGATCCGTCACGCGCCCTACCGTTCATTAAAGACGGGCGTAGCATCTATTTCATCCAACAGAATCGGGGCAAGAAGAGCTTCTGTGTCGATTTCAGTAAATCGGAAGGCGTCGAACTCGTACGTGCCCTGATTCCTCACGTTGATGTCGTCATAGAAAACTACGGTCCTGGGGTCATGGAAAAACGTGGGCTTGACTATGCGTCTCTGCAAAAAATCAACCCACGTGTCATCATGTGTTCGATTTCCGCGTTTGGTCGCAAGAGTCCCCTCTCTCACCTCACAGGCTATGACTATATTGCCCAGGCGTTTTCTGGACTGATGCATATGACTGGTGATCCCGACGGTCCACCACGTTTTATGGGGGTCGCCATTGCTGATGGCATCGCCGGAGTGAATGGGTTTGCCGCGCTCGGCTATGCGCTCTTCCATCGCGACCGTACCGGCCAAGGACAACACGTCGATATTGCCATGGTCGACGCTCTCTATCACATGCATTCCGTTGAACTGCAGATGTTCGCCGCGAGTAAGGGCACCTATAAGCCAATGCGCTTTGGCGTGCATCACTACATGGGCTGTCCGCAAGGCGTTTTCAAAGCAACGCAGGGATACATTGTCATCCTCGCGCTGGATCGCCAATGGTCGAATGTGTGTAACGCGTTAGGAAAACCGGAGTTGGTCAATGATCCACGATTTTCTTCGGCTGGACGGCGCGGGAAGAATCAAAAGGAGCTGATCCCGATGATCGAGGCGTGGCTCCAATCCTTCCCTACCGATGAAGCTGCACTAAAAGCCTTAGCCGACCATCGCGTGCCCGCTGGCCCAGTGATGTCGATTGAAGATACTGCAACACACCCCTACTTCATTGCCCGAAAAATGGTCCGGCAAGTACCAGATGCCCTGCTTGGGGAGGTCACCATTCCGGGATTTCCATTCAAGTTCTCGGCGTTTCCTGACGAACTCGACCTCCGCGCACCTGTCCTCGGCCAACATAACGAAGAGGTGTTAGGGCAACTGCTTGGACGAGCACAGGATAGCCTTGCGCCACTTTACTCACAAGGAGTGTTGTATAAAGGGGAGAAATAA
- a CDS encoding restriction endonuclease — MRGSTHPIDKVDNPRRRQPQRSLSMRAVAGVVLFVFVTMVLHGNWLLALMLMCGGFGLWQVAEALRHHRERDAVLHDVVMQSDEEFLGFAADLLRAQGYGVLKTGYTDDRHGNFLVMYGNESLACRVLRGRRRLYRPEMVRILAQMKLYGCRGSLIVTNRAASWGAAHFARRVGCVLIDRDELIRLILQYRQGHRVYLFQRAETTKLRRRK; from the coding sequence ATGCGGGGCAGTACCCATCCCATCGACAAGGTTGATAATCCGCGGCGACGACAGCCGCAGCGCTCGTTGAGTATGCGAGCGGTTGCGGGCGTGGTGTTGTTCGTCTTCGTGACGATGGTGCTCCATGGGAACTGGCTGCTGGCATTGATGCTGATGTGTGGCGGATTTGGTCTCTGGCAAGTTGCTGAGGCACTGCGACACCATCGGGAACGCGATGCGGTGTTGCACGATGTGGTAATGCAGAGCGATGAGGAGTTTCTGGGGTTTGCGGCTGATCTGCTGCGTGCCCAAGGATACGGAGTGTTGAAAACCGGCTACACTGATGACCGCCACGGCAACTTCCTGGTCATGTATGGCAACGAGAGTCTTGCCTGTCGTGTGTTGCGGGGACGTCGTCGTTTGTACAGACCCGAGATGGTACGGATCCTTGCCCAGATGAAACTCTATGGCTGTAGAGGATCTCTGATAGTGACGAATCGAGCCGCTTCGTGGGGAGCTGCTCACTTTGCGCGCCGAGTTGGCTGTGTACTGATTGATCGTGACGAACTCATCCGGTTAATCTTGCAATATCGTCAAGGGCATCGCGTGTATCTCTTTCAACGTGCAGAGACGACCAAACTGCGGCGACGGAAATAG
- a CDS encoding TrpB-like pyridoxal phosphate-dependent enzyme: protein MNGTKFILEEQRMPKFWYNINADMPAQMSPPLHPQTKEPVTPEFLSVIQPLSLIKQDVSTERYIEIPEPVREIYKQWRPSPLHRAHRLEKILDTPAHIYYKNEGVSPVGSHKPNTAVAQVFFAKQDGVKALTTETGAGQWGSSLAMACNFFGLDLEVYMVRISYQQKPYRRNLMETYGARVFASPSERTECGRKLLAQDPDHPGSLGTAISEGIEAAVTSGGAKKYSLGSCLPHVLLHQTIIGEEVLLQMEMAGEYPDIVIGCAGGGSNFAGIAFPFVRENLRNGQRTRIIAVEPAACPTLTRGAFTYDYADAVGIAPIIKMYTLGHAFVPSRIHAGGLRYHGMAPQVSALRHAGHIEATALDQLATFEGGVMFARAEGIIPAPESNHAVRAAINEALHCKASGEKKVIVFNLSGHGHFDMSAYDAYFSGKLERQEYSQQELEVALQSVPEVPKVSAL, encoded by the coding sequence ATGAACGGCACCAAATTCATTCTCGAAGAACAACGCATGCCCAAGTTCTGGTACAACATCAATGCCGACATGCCCGCGCAGATGTCTCCGCCTCTCCATCCGCAAACGAAAGAGCCTGTCACGCCAGAATTCCTCAGCGTCATCCAACCACTGAGCCTCATCAAACAAGACGTCAGCACCGAGCGTTATATTGAAATTCCCGAGCCTGTACGTGAAATCTACAAGCAGTGGCGCCCTTCGCCGTTGCACCGCGCGCATCGGCTGGAAAAAATTCTCGATACCCCTGCCCACATTTACTATAAGAACGAAGGTGTGAGTCCGGTTGGTTCGCATAAACCGAATACGGCGGTGGCGCAGGTGTTCTTTGCCAAGCAGGATGGAGTGAAAGCGCTCACCACCGAAACCGGAGCAGGACAGTGGGGCTCATCACTCGCGATGGCGTGCAATTTCTTCGGCTTAGATCTCGAAGTCTATATGGTGCGGATTTCGTACCAGCAGAAACCGTATCGTCGTAATCTCATGGAGACCTACGGCGCACGAGTGTTTGCCAGTCCTTCGGAGCGGACAGAGTGTGGACGCAAACTGCTGGCGCAAGACCCCGATCATCCAGGCTCTCTCGGGACCGCCATCTCCGAGGGTATTGAGGCAGCAGTGACCTCAGGAGGCGCAAAGAAATATAGCCTCGGCTCGTGCCTTCCGCACGTCTTGCTCCATCAAACAATCATCGGCGAAGAAGTGCTGTTACAGATGGAAATGGCGGGCGAGTATCCTGACATCGTCATTGGCTGCGCCGGCGGCGGGTCAAACTTTGCCGGGATCGCGTTCCCATTCGTGCGTGAGAATCTTCGCAATGGCCAAAGGACCCGCATTATCGCCGTAGAACCAGCGGCGTGCCCGACGCTGACCCGTGGTGCATTCACCTATGATTACGCTGATGCAGTAGGAATCGCGCCCATCATCAAGATGTACACCCTCGGCCATGCGTTCGTCCCGTCGCGTATCCACGCCGGAGGTTTGCGCTATCACGGCATGGCTCCGCAAGTGAGTGCCTTGCGCCATGCTGGACATATCGAAGCGACAGCCTTGGACCAATTAGCAACATTTGAAGGCGGCGTCATGTTCGCGCGGGCAGAAGGCATTATCCCTGCGCCTGAGTCGAACCACGCAGTGCGCGCGGCAATCAATGAAGCTCTGCACTGCAAAGCGAGTGGCGAAAAGAAAGTGATCGTTTTCAATCTCAGCGGCCACGGTCACTTTGATATGTCGGCTTACGACGCCTATTTCAGTGGCAAACTCGAACGTCAGGAGTATTCCCAACAAGAGCTAGAGGTGGCGTTGCAATCAGTGCCTGAGGTACCGAAGGTATCGGCCTTGTAG